The Flavobacterium johnsoniae UW101 genomic interval GTCATTATTATTTTAAAGCATTTTTTTTAGAAAGGCAAATATCGTGAATTTTAACGGCTTAATTAAATATTTTATAAAGCATTTCTTTTAGTAAATCTGATTGAGGTAAAGCATTAGCACCTACACCTTTACTTTTAACATCAATATCTCTTAAAGCTCCAACAATCTGACTCACTTTACGCATTGGATAATTCTTTACAGCTAAATCATATTCTTTTAGAAAAAACGGATTTACACCAAGAACTGAAGCTACATTTTTTGGATTTTTATCTTTTAATCCGTGGTATTTTAAAAGCTGTACAAAAAAACCAAAAACAAGTCCGGTTGTCATTACAAGCGGATACTCTTTTGGATTATGAGCAAAGTTTTCAGCAATTTTATATGCTTTCAGCTGATTGCGTTCACCAATTGCTTTTCGAAGTTCAAATACATTATAGTCTTTACTAAAACCTATATTTTCTTCAATATGCTGGGGCGTAATCATAGTTCCTTGAGGGAGAATAATTTGCAGTTTTTCAAGTTCGTTGTTTATTTTACTCAAATCAGTTCCTAAAAACTCCACAAGCATTGCATTGGCTTTTGGGTCTATTGTATATTTTTTTCCAGCTAAAACTCGTTTGATCCAATCTCCTACCTGATTTTCATATAATTTTTTACTTTCGTAAACTATCCCGTTTTGAGCCAAAAGTTTAGTGACTTTTTTTCTCTTGTCTAAAGTTTTGTATTTATAACAAAAAACCAAAACAGTAGATTCCATCGGGTTATTTACATAGGCTTCAATTTTATCAATTGTTCTGGACAATTCTTGTGCTTCTTTTACAATAACAACCTGACGATCAGCCATCATAGGATAGCGCTTGGCCGTTGAAACTATATCTTCAACACTAACATCCCTTCCATATAAAACAGTTTGATTGAAACCTTTTTCTTCTTCAGCCAAAACATTTTGTTCGATATATTCAGACAACTTATCTATATAATAAGGTTCTTCACCCATTAAAAAATAGATAGGTTTTATATTACCTGCCTTAATATCGTTAACAATTTTAATTACTTCGTCCATTCAATCTTTTTGTTTCAAGTTTAAAGTTTCAGGTTCTGCTTCAAAACTTGAAACTTTAAACTTGAAACCTCAAACTATTTTTTATTTTTGCTTTATGT includes:
- the holA gene encoding DNA polymerase III subunit delta, giving the protein MDEVIKIVNDIKAGNIKPIYFLMGEEPYYIDKLSEYIEQNVLAEEEKGFNQTVLYGRDVSVEDIVSTAKRYPMMADRQVVIVKEAQELSRTIDKIEAYVNNPMESTVLVFCYKYKTLDKRKKVTKLLAQNGIVYESKKLYENQVGDWIKRVLAGKKYTIDPKANAMLVEFLGTDLSKINNELEKLQIILPQGTMITPQHIEENIGFSKDYNVFELRKAIGERNQLKAYKIAENFAHNPKEYPLVMTTGLVFGFFVQLLKYHGLKDKNPKNVASVLGVNPFFLKEYDLAVKNYPMRKVSQIVGALRDIDVKSKGVGANALPQSDLLKEMLYKIFN